The following DNA comes from Chelmon rostratus isolate fCheRos1 chromosome 20, fCheRos1.pri, whole genome shotgun sequence.
ACCTCCATGTGGGAAAGTCTTATTAGAGATCACAACATTACTCAGAACGGCTCCTGAGTGTGACTTCCTCTGGATGTCCTTCAAGTGTGATCAGCCTTTTTAAAGCTGCCatgtgtgactgactgtgtcAGAATGACTAACCACAATCTGTATCCAAGTAAATCTGCCTCTAGCCCTTCTGAATAAGTTTACTACTAAGGCCATTAACATTTAGATTCAGTCAGATCAATATTTACACTTTCCAATCAAAGTTATTTGATTTATTAGATGAAAAATGACATAATCAGatggaacattttcatttcagcttttcttccATCTTCAAAGAGAGCGAACCTTTCCAGAGCCAAGAGCAAAATTCTACATTGCTGAAATGGCAAGTGCACTTGGATACCTGCACTCTCTCAACATTGTTTACAGGTATGTAGGGGGCTTATTTAAGTCAAGACATGCTAAGTGTTAAGTTTGTTAAATCCTCTCAAGGATCAACCTTAAATATGTCTCGTCGGTAAACATAACTAAGGTCTAGAAAATGTTCTAATTTGTTAACTAGTTACCATTTATACACTTATTCACTGAATCAGACATTGATGCTGTGAATTTACAATGTATACAATTGAAGATAAATTGATTTGAACATGTATGTGACGTATCTATGTGTATATGTCTCTGGGGCCATAACtaccattttttgtttgttttggggaaTTTGGGTGTCAACCACCTGAGTACATTCATACAGTTCCTCACAAATTACACTTGGTGGTTATTTTTAAGGCTcattttgatgttgttgtttttgttttttgtttttttttttgagttctTCACCAGATTTATATTCCTGGAATTGTAGAGATGTCTTTGAAACAGAATTTATATCCGTATAAAGTGAGATAAAATtcacacaaatatatattttgatAGTTGaacaacataaatatatataatacagaacaaaatgttttatttgttactCATGCTAGTTgctgatgaaacatttctgaGGTATGTTCAGGCCTCTGTGTTTCCACATCCCACTACTGTCCTGTGTCTAATttataaccctgattccaaaaaagttggaacgctgtgtaaaaaataaacaaaataaaatgttatcatttgctaatcctctTTGACATAAcctcaattgaaaacagtaaaaaaacactatatttactgtttcacctcatcaacttcagggacaggggcaacaaaagactgggaaagttgtgaaatgcttcAAAAACCCCTTTTTGGAATGTTCCACAGTTGAACAGGTTGATTTGTTACAGGTGATCATAACcagcaaggatggagcaaggttcaccactttatgaaacacatgattgtataaacgatattactacatgggcttgggaacacttcataaaaccgCTGTTGGTAAATACAaattgtttgcaaatgattgctttctgtttttatttttgttttacacagcatcccaacttaAATTGGGATTGTACTTACTTTCATATATTTGTGTTAATTTTGTTCAGAGACTTAAAGCCAGAAAACATCCTCCTTGACCATGACGTGagtatttctctttttctaacCACACCATTGTGTAATTGATATGTAATCACTATAACAGTGAGTATACTGAATATACCTTGACGGCGCAGCACCTCATTTCTCTAGAAAGCCATTATGTTGACAATACAGCACATTGCCATTCTGTTCCAGTCATATTTGTACCACCAGTGAGCAACAGTGTCATTTCCTGTTCCAGCTGGACAGAATTCGTGTGATTGGATTAGGTCTTACAAATGATTTTCCTGCCTAGCCTTATTGAGAAAGTGAGTGGACGGTGAATGGGACTGACTGAGCTACACTGCAGCCAACATTCTTGGGCAACAATAGAATCCTCAGTCCCCGAGGATAATGAGCTGCTTGTGTGGCACATGTAGTCTAAAAACGTCCCCCTGTCCTCTCTTTAAAGGGGCATATCATTTTGACGGACTTTGGATTGTGCAAGGAAGGCATTTCCCAGACAGACACCACCTCTACATTTTGTGGAACACCTGAGGTATGACAGCATTGATTTGGATGTTGACATGTCTGTTACTGACAATTTTGCCCCAGGGTGTTCAAAAGAAGTCTCGCCTTCAGTGtcagaaagtaataataattaacagaCTTTTTGGCATAATGTGTGGTTCATATTTTTACAAGCATGAATATATTCCATCTAGCGGTTATACTGCTGTATGTGAGTGTGACTCGCATTTTCCAGGCGGCACATACACTTTGATGAGCAAAATAGTTTTTGATATACATTTGGTTGGTGTATTTTAAGCCAATAGGAAAATGACAAAGTTAATGTTAtatcattgtgtttgtgtacttcTTCTCAACAGTACTTAGCTCCAGAGGTCCTGAGGAAGCAGCCGTATGATAACACAGTAGATTGGTGGTGTCTCGGTTCAGTGCTGTATGAAATGCTCTTCGGCCTGGTGAGTTTTTGCTTTGAGCCCACACTTGACAGTCATTATCATTAATTTTTGCTTGATAGGCAGTCTTGATTacttttgcaaaaaaaaaagcttctaaGTTTAAACATGATGTAGTGTCAACTGCAGGAAATTTGACAATTGTAGTGCTAAATGTTAAAGCACCTCATTGTACTGTCATGCTCACTTAGAAGCCTCtacttctcttttctttcatatcATAGCCACCATTCTACAGCAGGGACACACATGAAATGTATGACAACATCCTCCACAAGCCGTTGGCGATGCGCCCTGGTGCGTCCAGCACAGCCTGGTCTCTCCTGCAGGGCCTGCTGGAGAAAGATGGCACACACAGACTGGGGTCTAGGGACGACTTTGTGAGTACGATTATTCAGTGATTCAATGCCAGACAATATGTACAGCAGAATCTATTTCTCTTGGGCTCCCTCTGGTGGgtgatatatatatgtatacatcATGTCATTCCTGCTAATGCATTACACATGTACACTCACTGGTGACTTTATCAGTTGTCTTTCTATAAATAGGAACTCAGATTGctattttttctacattttcagaATGAGATCAGAGCACAcagcttcttctcctccatcaaCTGGGATGACCTTGTACAGAAGAAGATCGAGCCCCCATTTACACCCAAAGTGGTAAATATTTGTTTCTGGCCCAGGAGTCAGAAGACTAAACATTCAGAGAAAGttctatattttatttgatCATATTTAAATGTTCTCTGTTCCTGGCTTTAACAGAATGTGCATGTATCCAGttaatattttgttaatttctAATGTATAGGTCTAGCTACTGGTCTTAAGTAGATCTCCTCATTTGCTGTAGGGCCATTTTGTCTAggcacaaaacaaactgaaataagtGTGAAAGGCgtattaggtacacctgtgaCCTGTGCAGCTGAATGCAATTCATTGAAATAGACCCACAACTTCAGTTACCCCAAACTTGAACACTGCTCTGATATTGATGAAAAACGTcatgtatttatatacatataatgTATTTGATTGTACGTGTGTTTGGAATGAACAATGAAGGTAGCCTAATTAAATAGCATCTTTTAAACAACTccataaaatgcatttttgtagACTAAATTAATCGAATGTTTTGGAGCTTTCTCTTTTTAGTCTTTAATTACCTTTATTTTACATATGTTTCAATGTTAATTGTATCCCTTTTAAAAGGACTGAAATGAAGGTATGTGTTCTAACTTTATTGTTGAATTTCTGTCATCCAGTTAAGTCACATTTAGGAATGCAcgcatgcattttgttttgcatttgttccATGAATACAAATATGACCCATGTTTTTAtcccctttttgtttttacagagcTCTTACTGTGATATTTCAAACTTCGATTCTGAGTTCACCGATGAAATGGTCCCCAACTCCGTCTGTTGGTCTCAAGAACATTCCATAGTCAACGCCAGTGTGATGGAGGCTGACGATGCCTTTGTTGGCTTCTCTTACGCTCCACCTTCTGATGACTCTTTCCTATGAAAAATTTCCCAGTTAGGTCTTCAGTTGCCTTAACCATCATAACTTCTTTTGACTAAAGGGAAGAATTTAATACCATGGATGAACTTGTTCTATGAAGCCAAAGCAAGCAGCTGAGAAGAAACAGCACTTACAACAGATTTTGGTTGGAACAGTGTGTGCCAGAaaagtctttttattttaccaatttgtatttatattaatatatatataaatatatatccaTAGCAGATTATATTTTTAAGAATAGGACATCCATCCTCTATTAATGTAATTTCTGGCGGTTTCTAAAATGAGCCTTTATAAAGCCTTAAATTTGTCCCTTAAATGAAATCAATAACCGGTTTTCTGAAAAACTTGAACAATTCACTGGACTTTAAAGAACACAGTTTGACTGTCAGTTGCaagtgtgtttgtccatgtaaTTACTGTACAAATAAATTCATGTATCTTATTCATTTTAACTAAGCTGGAAATAGGGATTACTTGAGAGACCACTGAATAAAGCATTTTGGTTTATAGGTCACATTTGTAAAGATATGTCTACGTCTTCACTTatctttcagtttgtctttgcGAATACTGAGttaaatgtttttggtttttttattagattgtgtttattttttatttttttgctattCTTTGCCTAAACAGAAATTAGAAACCCACAATGCTTTGCTTCGCCTGGCAATTAAGTAGGCCTATACTCctgcacagtaataaaaaatataaaagaaaaatactcaGAGTGTCCGTGTATTTTATAGTAACAatatttgttttgaaatgtacGAGTTATCGTAACTTTGATCAAATTGTTACATTTAATCGCATCACATCCGATTTTTCGCTGAGCTGCCTATTGGTCACCATGGCAACGTCGTTAAAGATAGCGCGATAATTGAACGTAGTCATGCTAGCACGGCATTAGTACTTTCTTGCTAACGTGTTACGTGAAAATGGCTGACATTTTATCGTTAAAAGAATCAGTTCTGGTCTATTTAGATAGAAGTGGTGGCCTTCAGAAGCTGGCTGAAGATTGCAAACCATTCAATGGTAATGGCCTGCTGTGAGGAAAAAGATTTTAGCGcaaatattattatttcacCTAGCTAACCTATCAGCTATGAAAGGTACTCAGTTACTTTTAAGCTAATGTAGCAACCTTGCTAACTTTTGCACCTTCTTTCCAGACCCCCAACAGATTGAGGCAGTGTACAGGCTTTGTATCAGTGTGAATCCCTCTGATGTAATAGAGGTGGATCCTGTGTTGGGTGACTGTGTCCTTCGTGATCCTCTAAGAGCAACAGCCTTGTTTCAGTCCGTACGTGAAAACTGGTAGCTAccttaaatgaaatgtgaactCTCTTCAAATGTTAATTACGTTTGCTTAATTCCTCATTCAGGTTTGCTTCCTGGCCATAAAGACGCTTTCACTGGttgaaaaaatacacacagagagtcAGGTATGAATAAATGGTGTAGCTGTTTCTTCCCCTTGGTCACTGATAACACTATGTTTATTTTAAGAGCCAGAGGGACCAGTTCCATTTCCTTAAATCCTAAATTCATGCACCTGATAGGAAAAGGTCAACTCCGTCTCATGACAATGTGTCATCTGATTGTTCCTTTTGAGGTTAATGTAATTCTGAAGTTGACACACCTGCCTCCATTCCCTGAGTACACGTTGGACCTTTGTAGTTTTCCTCGTGGGTATGGTCCAATGAGGCCTGTCTCCATGGAGGGCCTGGTCATTGCCATGACGAGGGTCACGAAATACACCCAGGGGGCCAGGTTCCTCTGCATCAATGATGACTGCCCCTGTTCTACAGGTATAGCAGGGAAGACACATTTTCCTCTTAGTTTTGAACTGTAAAGATAGACCACAATAAGAAACATATGTAGACTTAAACTTGGATTCACATTTGACTTCATATCCTGGATGCTGACTTTAGGGTTTCACCGCATCCGTGTCCACGCCCCTGGAGCAACAGAGTCAGCTACAGTGGGACACAACTTCAGCTGCATGATCTGCAGTTCCCCATTGAAAGAGGATGTGAAGTTCAGAGTGTTGGGAGGTGAGAGTGATGCCCAAATGTCAGGTGTCATTTGGGACACCTGAATTGGTTACTGGGTATAAGAGGTTAAAAGAAACTATGCGTTGTCGTGATCTGTATGTTCCcaaatgtgtctttgtggagacagacaaacagcttgTGGAGCTGATCCATGTCAAAGCCCTGGATGGTGTAAGTGCCCATCAGCAGAGCTCATTCAGGTACCAGTCTGTCACCTTGTTTCTCAGAGGTAGGTCTACATCAGACAAGTTAGCAGAGTGTAAGGGCATTGTATAGCTCAGGCCCATTCTATAattgtgtaaatgtgtcttCTGTTACATTGTCACCCATCCAATGaattgactgattgattaagTCTGTTTGCTAAATGCAACCATTTGTAGCAACATAAAATGTGGGAAGTAATGCTAGTAGCCAGTTCCAGGTAGGGGTGATGTGGCAGGTGAAGAAAAATGTGCAGTAGCACCATGTATTATAGCACTTTTCAATCAACAACAGTAActtaaatggaaaaacacatATCAAAGTGTCACATCAGAGTAATACTAATCTTAAAACAACGATGAATACACAATGATAGCAAACAGCACGAAGTGCAACTACCTCTTATCTGTTCTTTTTAATTTGGAGAACAGCTGCAAAACGCAAGAATgactcttttccttttcaaattCTAAACAGCAGAAAACCAGCTGATCTCCCTCTGGTGGACTATGAACAGGCATCCTGTCCTATATAGTTTATGGAGACTGATGAAGACTGTCCATCAACCTGTTTCAAGCATTCAGCAGCCactctgctgaagtgtccttgacCATGCCTGACTGGCTTCAGATACTCTGTTGCATAGCTGTGAAGaactttgccttttttgtttgCATAGTATAGAACAAAATGAGCATTTTGAGTTTGAGGCTCAGTCAGgtttttcatgttaaaaagcTCAGTTTCCATATGCCTAATCTTAACCCTAACCcctctaaaataaaatactgtagtGTAGATTAATATCCTCAAGATTGAAAAGGGTattatttgtttgtaaaatcATATTCTCATCCATTATATTCACTCCCAATCCTGAATAATGTGGTTGTAATAGCTtatatttacacacagtcatATGTACTGAGGTTTGCCATTAATTTTCTCTGGCTTTCTAAATGAGGCTCACTTTGTAACACAAACTTAGTCGGGGAGAGTtcaaataaatagattttttcGTGCAGCCAGCCGCACACACTGGCTCATGGTGGGATATTAAGTGTTTCTGTCCCCTCTAATAACATTGTCCAGCTAGTACCCCTGAGAGTTTAGCAAATCTCAGCTCCAGGATTAACATATTCTGTTGACCCAGTCCTGTGGAGGAATTCAATACACTGGGTTCCCGTTACTAAACATATATGTTAATAAGTGCAAGGAACACTCATTAGCTGGCTATGCAATTCGCACACAGAGACATCTTTGTTCTTAAGGCCtcactctgtgtttctcttggcaGTGGGTTTGTAGGTGGCATGCATGTTCCTTCAACAATCACCAGGCAGCACAGAACAACCCCTTTGCGTGTTATTGCTTTGTTTCCCCTTTTCACACAGATGAGCTGTGTAACTCAGTGAGAATCGGTCGACTCTACAGAGTGTTAGGCATCCCTGCATATGTACATCAGTGGCCCGGCATTACCTGGAGTGTAGAGGCAAATAGCATCCGACCATGGGAGCCAGAGTGTAAGGCAGAAAATGACCTCATGTTAAATCATGCTCCAAATCTACAGAAATCCCAGCCATGAACATACTGTTAACAGACATGAAtcttaacacatttttactgtatattatgaTTCATATGAACAATTTTACATGCAGCATTGTGCATTGTTACCATACTGGAATATCAACCATGTCTCACAATTCTGCCTAAAGATCCCCATAAAGTCAGTGCCAGCTTCCAAGAGCTGTTGAAGGCCATGGCTGGTTCTCCGTGGAGGTTCCCTGCAGTTGTGGCTCAGTGCTTTGGGTTGGACGTGGCTCCTCCAGGCCTCTACAACACCTTAAAGCTGGGCTTGTTGCTCAGCTTGGTGCAGACTAGACTAGAtgcaaatgacacatttcacaaCTTGGATCTTCTAGTTGTCACCACTGACACTCTCATAGCAGACAGGTAACGTGGTCTGCATGAGCCAACTTTGCACACCCTAAGTGGATGCACTGCATATGAAACCTTACATTTGAATCCTCCTTGTCacctgtttttctgtgcttgtgCTAGACTAATGATGCACAGCCTGAGCTTGGCGTGTCGTGGGGTCAGGCATCAGGCCTCAGGGGAGATGTTTGCATCCCTGTCCCGGGACGAACATGGAGCAGGGACTGCTAACATCCATGCTGGCTCTGCCCTGCTAGCCACTGGTGGTATTTGCATGTTGGGAGATCTGGGCTGTTATAAAAAGGACCGGCTGGATGCCATGCAGTCAGGTAGGGCACCAAAGTGGGTTGTTAAATAAGTCATGGCCTTAATCATACATACTGACAATTTCTGCTATATATAAAAAGCCAGTGTACTTTGATGCCCTTCTGAATTTTTCTCAGTTCTGGAGAGCAGCACAGTATCTGTGTTCATCCCAGGGAAGAAGTATGGTGAGGATGCTGACCAGCAGCTTTCCTTCCCAATCCAGTGCAGCTTCTGGGCCCTGACAGATGCCTCTCGGCGTTCTGGGAGGGCAGACTGTGCCGTACTGGGAACAGCAGTGGGTTTAATTACAACACGTTGTATGACCTTTGTATAGTTCACTTAAAACAACGTCTGAATGCACACTAGCATGTCTGCATTGAGatgtttcttttgaaaataataGTAAGTCTTACATTAGTGTCACTTGTGTGGCACAGTACACTGAGTTCaggaaatgtcacatttcattcaaCTAAGATGTTGTGTGTAGATaatacagacaaaacaggaaattggGACAATTTGCTTTTCTTGAAGGAAATGCCCTGCCCAGACAACATTACCTCATTGCAGAACCGCTGAGGAACatcagtgctttgtttttgttttgtttttttctttagcaGGGGAAAGGTtaaacatatactgtataaccAGTCAAACAGAAGTTTCAGTGATACTTTAGATCCCAGTTTTACTTTCTGACTTAAAAGAGGGTCATCTCTGCAGGATAACACTCATAAGCCTGCTTTCTGATGCCCAGTCTCCTctttgtgaacaggaaatggGTCTTGTACCAATGCAGCTGGCAGACGCCTTTGGCCTGGTCATTCAGTGTAGGGACATGGTGGGAGA
Coding sequences within:
- the sgk3 gene encoding serine/threonine-protein kinase Sgk3, whose translation is MPTALKMEEQPSLPNVSIPCHNEQRDKKKRYTVYKVIVNVGQQEWFVFRRYAEFDKLYNTLRKQFPSMNLKIPAKRIFGDNFEPEFIKQRRAGLHEFIKRIVSHPQLCNHPDVRTFLLMDKIQNFSDASEDEDDKNNSTSRNINLGPSGNPHAKPTDFDFLKVIGKGSFGKVFLAKRKHDEKYYAVKVLQKKVILNRKEQKHIMAERNVLLKNVKHPFLVGLHYSFQTTDKLYFVLDFVNGGELFFHLQRERTFPEPRAKFYIAEMASALGYLHSLNIVYRDLKPENILLDHDGHIILTDFGLCKEGISQTDTTSTFCGTPEYLAPEVLRKQPYDNTVDWWCLGSVLYEMLFGLPPFYSRDTHEMYDNILHKPLAMRPGASSTAWSLLQGLLEKDGTHRLGSRDDFNEIRAHSFFSSINWDDLVQKKIEPPFTPKVSSYCDISNFDSEFTDEMVPNSVCWSQEHSIVNASVMEADDAFVGFSYAPPSDDSFL
- the mcmdc2 gene encoding minichromosome maintenance domain-containing protein 2, whose protein sequence is MADILSLKESVLVYLDRSGGLQKLAEDCKPFNDPQQIEAVYRLCISVNPSDVIEVDPVLGDCVLRDPLRATALFQSVCFLAIKTLSLVEKIHTESQVNVILKLTHLPPFPEYTLDLCSFPRGYGPMRPVSMEGLVIAMTRVTKYTQGARFLCINDDCPCSTGFHRIRVHAPGATESATVGHNFSCMICSSPLKEDVKFRVLGDKQLVELIHVKALDGVSAHQQSSFRYQSVTLFLRDELCNSVRIGRLYRVLGIPAYVHQWPGITWSVEANSIRPWEPEYPHKVSASFQELLKAMAGSPWRFPAVVAQCFGLDVAPPGLYNTLKLGLLLSLVQTRLDANDTFHNLDLLVVTTDTLIADRLMMHSLSLACRGVRHQASGEMFASLSRDEHGAGTANIHAGSALLATGGICMLGDLGCYKKDRLDAMQSVLESSTVSVFIPGKKYGEDADQQLSFPIQCSFWALTDASRRSGRADCAVLGTAEMGLVPMQLADAFGLVIQCRDMVGEHALLAQTIHTLQQAVQPGKLLYSPSWEFSTQDYQELVAHAQGLQVELSPGAGKIIHGYYMASRRVRTQNPGVKMSVASIKLLISLAEAHCKLCLRTQVLEEDAVIAVLLCENSVTLRHGASALVIPPNAVFPCDLGDVDGLHRRDVTLDELRQNILHFIYTYAPGADTYITEE